From one Lycium ferocissimum isolate CSIRO_LF1 chromosome 5, AGI_CSIRO_Lferr_CH_V1, whole genome shotgun sequence genomic stretch:
- the LOC132055786 gene encoding isoaspartyl peptidase/L-asparaginase-like has product MGWAIALHGGAGDIPKDVPSDVREPREACLRHCLQMGIDALKAHKSPLDVVELVVRELENNEYFNAGRGSVLTSNGTVEMEACIMDGNTKNCGAVSGLTTVVNAIALARLVMEKTPHIYLAFEGAEAFAREQGVETMDPSHFITPRNIERLKQAKEANRVQVDYNTRPIPKDNKPPVPSGDSQLGTVGCVAVDIYGHLATATSTGGLVNKMVGRIGDTPVIGAGTYANKLCAVSATGQGDAIIRATVARDVAALMEYKGLSLKEAADYAVEECAPKGTTGLIAVSATGEVTMPFNTTGMFRACATEDGHRELAIW; this is encoded by the exons ATGGGTTGGGCAATAGCGTTGCACGGTGGAGCAGGTGACATACCTAAGGATGTGCCCTCGGATGTTCGTGAGCCCAGAGAAGCCTGTCTTCGTCATTGCTTACAGATGGGCATCGATGCTCTCAAGGCCCACAAATCCCCTTTAGATGTTGTTGAACTCGTG GTGCGGGAACTGGAAAACAACGAATACTTCAATGCTGGTAGAGGATCTGTTCTAACTAGCAATGGTACAGTAGAAATGGAAGCATGTATCATGGATGGGAATACGAAAAACTGTGGAGCTGTTTCTGGCCTAACCACTGTTGTCAATGCTATAGCTTTGGCTAGGCTGGTCATGGAAAAAACTCCACATATATATCTTGCATTTGAGGGAGCGGAAGCATTTGCAAGGGAGCAG GGGGTTGAAACCATGGACCCAAGCCATTTTATCACTCCAAGAAATATTGAGAGATTAAAGCAAGCAAAAGAAGCAAACAGAGTCCAG GTAGATTATAATACACGGCCTATACCAAAAGATAACAAACCACCAGTTCCTAGTGGGGATAGCCAGCTAGGAACAGTTGGATGTGTTGCTGTTGATATCTATGGACATTTAGCTACTGCTACTTCTACTGGAGGACTAGTAAACAAGATGGTTGGAAGGATAGGAGATACTCCCGTTATTGGTGCAGGTACATATGCGAATAAACTATGTGCAGTCTCTGCTACAGGCCAAGGAGATGCTATTATCCGTGCAACTGTAGCAAGAGATGTGGCTGCTCTAATGGAGTATAAAGGGCTTTCTCTCAAGGAGGCCGCAGATTACGCTGTAGAGGAATGTGCCCCAAAAGGAACCACTGGCCTGATTGCTGTATCGGCCACTGGGGAAGTTACCATGCCATTTAATACAACTGGCATGTTTAGAGCTTGTGCAACTGAAGATGGTCACAGAGAATTAGCAATTTGGTAA